The Klebsiella sp. RHBSTW-00484 genome includes a window with the following:
- a CDS encoding YfaZ family outer membrane protein, with protein sequence MKKSIFLALAGMMFVSTAANAISVSGQAGEHYTNLGVGFGTESTGLAISGNWLHNDDDGDAAGLGLGLNLPLGPFLATVGGKGVYTNPKAGDEGYAAAVGGGLQWKIGDRFRLFGEYYYSPDSLSSGIDSYQEANAGARFTIMRPLSIEAGYRYLNLAGKEGNRDNTVADGPYVGVNASF encoded by the coding sequence ATGAAAAAAAGCATATTTTTGGCCCTCGCTGGCATGATGTTCGTCTCTACGGCGGCAAATGCGATCAGCGTCAGCGGGCAGGCCGGTGAGCACTACACCAATCTTGGGGTTGGTTTTGGTACCGAATCCACCGGGCTGGCGATATCCGGTAACTGGCTGCACAACGATGATGACGGCGACGCGGCGGGATTAGGCCTGGGTCTGAACCTGCCATTAGGCCCGTTTTTGGCGACCGTTGGCGGTAAAGGCGTTTACACCAATCCAAAAGCCGGTGATGAAGGTTATGCGGCGGCGGTAGGCGGCGGCCTGCAGTGGAAAATCGGCGACCGTTTCCGCCTGTTCGGCGAATATTATTACTCCCCGGATTCACTCTCCAGCGGTATCGACAGCTATCAGGAAGCCAATGCTGGCGCGCGCTTTACCATTATGCGTCCTCTGAGCATTGAAGCCGGTTATCGCTACCTCAACCTGGCAGGTAAAGAAGGCAACCGCGATAACACCGTTGCGGACGGCCCGTACGTCGGCGTCAACGCCAGCTTCTGA